The genomic stretch aaaaaagaaacaattaatTTTATGGACAATCCGAAGAAACTGCAAGTCTGCTGTTTTATTATTGTCTCTTTTGTCACAGACAAAGATGTCTTCGGAACGCTTAAATGACAACAAAAAACAGCTGGACATTGTTGGCTTGCAGAAGTAAGACGTGACTGATGGTGCCCCAAACACtggaaaaaaagcctttttgtgTGCGCGCAAGATCTATGTTACATTTCAAAAATGCTGACAGAGTTAATTGTGTTCAGTTCGTTGGGGGAATAAAATGCTTTTACTTCTGCCGTTTAACCCTCGGACGCACACTCAAactcatacccccaccgtggtacaaggggggtGCCTtagatggaacccctccccggagttGTTGATATGATGTAGTATTTCGAaatgattttacctttagtggaaagcctttgatcttctctacaaaatgaggtatattttattgGTGGCGGcactgctggaggcctgtgacgtcaccaacaatggtagCTATCTGTACCGCcatcttgtatttttggaagtATTAGAAATTAGCTTAAAACCACGAGAAATAGTATTTTTTGTGCATTACATGAAAAATAAGAGGTAAATAAGCACCTTGCATGATTTTAGcgacaagatttacttttattgttgacggaagttgaaaaaacaaaaatggcttgaacacctgctacttatggcgtcatatctcgtaaccatagcaactgatcATCACTagacttgtctcaaaatgtgcgcAAGGGATAAACAAACTACTGAAAACGTCaagtgctgatgttttatcttcTAGAAAAAAACTCAGGAAAACCTTAAGGGGAGGTTGGTCCGATGGTTAAGACTAAAAGAACGTTGTTATATTCCATTCGGGTTATACCTATTAAAACAGCATCAAAAGCATTGAGGATACTGCGTTTATACTTGGTCATGATAAAAAGAAAGTGGCTTTGTCAAAACCATCTCCCAGATTAAACTCGCCCCTATAGTTCAGTGAAAAGTAAAAGCTTCTCCACTTTGGTGAAATGCATGTAGCCTGCGGCTgcaattttaaagttaaaaattagGGCGCACTAATCTCCGACTACTAACGGTAATTAAAATAAGACAgttggttaaaaaaataattgtcatGTACGGTAATTACATTTACTGTTTATTTTGTGTAACAAAGTGTTATATGTAGCCCCGATATCATTTCACACGAAACTAAGAATGTATTAAATGTTTGCCAATTGTCAGCGACTACAAAGACCTTTGTGAAAGTCCACCGTGACGTAGCTGACAGAATTTAAGAAAATGCAAGACTGCAGCAAAGGACTTTGCCTGTCAAAGTCTAACCTTGAGATTACCCCTTTAACTAATAAAGCATGATTACGAATTACTTTTTAAACAACTAATTCTTCTTTTACAAGTTAACAGAGAAACAGTTTGTTTTCTGAATGATGCATCAGCAAACGCATAAATGATCGGATTAAGTATCGAGCTTGAGAGACAGATAACCTCCGCCGGGGGTCTAAGCCATTCTCTTGTTTCTTTCTCCAACTCGACGAACGACTCAAACAGTTCTAGCGTCATTATAGGACCCCAGCTCATAAGAAAGTTAAGTACCAGCAACATAAGGATAATCACAGTTTTCCACTTAGACTTGATCACTGACTGGTTCAGAATTGATTTCTTTCCTCTGTCCTTCAAGAAGTAAAACACCCGAGAATAGCAGATTGTCATAATGCAGAAAGGAATGAAAAATCCACAAAGGAAATACGACATGAATGATATCTGGGTTTCGAGAGAGTTTGGAGGTCCAGCAATACAAAATGACTTCGGAGATTGGAGAAGAAATTCTCCGCCAGATGCGTTCATTTTAACGCGTGAGATCGATGAATTCCTGTTTCCTGCTGCTCCAAATCGGCGACTAAATCTAACACTCGTTGAAGTGAGGAGAAAGCCTGTTGACACCGCAATTGAGCAGAGCCAAATCAAGAGAAGGGCCTTTTTACGATGATTGTACGATCTAGTTTTGAAGCTCTGCAATGGATAGATGATGTTTTTACTGCGATCTAAAGCAATGCCTGCTAACAGAGAAAATATAACGGCTGCACAAATGTATTGAACGAACACGATGATTTTGCAGTGGGTTAGACCAAGTGCTCCATCAGTCACTCTCTCGCTAATCAGTTCATAACATTCTAGAATTCTAAACGCAACGTCCACCACAGCCAgctgaaagatgaaaaatttggaGAGCGTTTTACGGTGGTCTTTTGTTTTTACCATTGCCATACAGACCACTAGATTGGATGCTAATGCCACGATTAGAAAAATATAACGAAAACAGGTTAAAATCATGTAATAATTAGCcatttctttggaaaatttgacCATTTTCTGCTCTGCGCTATCCATAATTATTCGCCCTGAAAGGGCTGGCTAAATTTAGgcaaaaaattttaatattttctagAGGTTTGTATCGAAAAATTATTACCTTTTGTTCGTTAAACAATGCAAAACACCAGTTtcgaaaaagaaacaaaagattgAATATTTTTTCACCTGGCCtggctttcattttttggttttaaataTGTCGTCAAAGAAAAAGCTTAGAGACAACTCaaccgttcaaaaaaaaaaatggataattTTTGTTCAATCTTCTTACGTTGCTCAACTTCGGACATTTATTGTTGGGTGCATCGAGAGGACGTTGGTGAGCGAGCCTTTGCAGAAAGGAAGTCACCAGCTAAAACGACAAAGACTTCCTGAGCCAAAGCCGCAGAATACCATTTGAACTTCCGTGCTGTCAATCACCTGTACACTTGCAAATTCAAAAGGCAATCAGTTTAGGGGAAATATTAAATTTCATATAAGCCTCCGATACTAATATAATGCATTTAGAACAGTTTGAATTTCACATTACGTCACTAAAactcaaactacaaaactatcgttcctactgagattttactttcatggtgtattagagcagctgaaagcTAATTTTCAAACGAATTTTCGcatcaaaagggttcttggttttgtaatagagtacggttgaatttctaagctttcgcgtgacgcagcatttacatgacggccgagagagctgtcatttaggttaaaaaattgactcttttcgaggaattttgctatctaaacagttcaagtattagaaaaagtattactttaatgtttatgagttcctctagcagtaaattcacgcttttgtagcaaaactcggtgaCAGATGTTTCCGTTGGTTTTCGTCCGCCaagttggagctcatccggatgagttccaacatggcgtctccatacaaagctctataaatttgggcaaaacatttcctcggatatctcgtataccaatcattccttcgacccaaatcttggcgagggtctttgtatatttacctcctttcatttcccagattctggactttatctgtcgaatggttttgatttttattttgatctactttgaatggcgtgacactgagaACCAGCAATAGgttcaaagagaaa from Porites lutea chromosome 1, jaPorLute2.1, whole genome shotgun sequence encodes the following:
- the LOC140947198 gene encoding neuropeptide FF receptor 2-like, producing the protein MVKTKDHRKTLSKFFIFQLAVVDVAFRILECYELISERVTDGALGLTHCKIIVFVQYICAAVIFSLLAGIALDRSKNIIYPLQSFKTRSYNHRKKALLLIWLCSIAVSTGFLLTSTSVRFSRRFGAAGNRNSSISRVKMNASGGEFLLQSPKSFCIAGPPNSLETQISFMSYFLCGFFIPFCIMTICYSRVFYFLKDRGKKSILNQSVIKSKWKTVIILMLLVLNFLMSWGPIMTLELFESFVELEKETREWLRPPAEVICLSSSILNPIIYAFADASFRKQTVSLLTCKRRISCLKSNS